The Filimonas lacunae genomic sequence ACGCACCTACTCCATACCCAACATCACTGCCACCATAGTCTTTAGCGGTATACAGGTTAAAGTTTACATAACCACCAATGGCCACATTGTCTTTAATAAACCAGGCGGCTTTGGGAGTAATGTCTACATTAAAGGTCTTGGAACTGTTCAATCCGAGGGATAAGTTAGCAAGATCTCCCCCTACCAATACGTTGCCTTTCTGAATCTGAGCTTTCACACCAGTCATGGCTGCAATAAGGGCAAAAGCCGAAGCTAGTAGCTTTCTTTTCATATCTGTTTTCATTTTACGGTTAAAATCTTCCATTACCGTAACACATGAAAACCCCATAAGGTTCATTTTCCCAGTAAAAGTGTGGCGAAAACAATTGCTAACTGCTTAATTATGAATAAGATTAGTAATAAGATAGGGAACATGCGCTGCAACAGCAAACACATAAACAATAATTCAATATCTAATAATCCCAATCAAAAACGAATTACTAACCATGATGGACATCAGGGTTATGTTCTTTCAAACGCATTCTTTTAAAAAACAGCCTTTTCACTGTTTTAGTAAAGCGTTTATCTGTCGGGTATTTTCTATGAGGTGTAAGGTTATTACAAATGAGTGCCACTATAAATAAAATAAGCACTCCCGATAATACAGGCGAAAGCACATATCCATAACCTAGCGCCTTAATCTGCCCTGAACCTGTAACCGCAATCAATGCAGTGGCACCTCCGGGTGGATGAATAGTTTTAGTGATCTGCATCAGCACAATAGACAAAGACACAGCTAAAGGAGCCGTAAGCCATACTATATCCGGCAAACACTTGCCTACTGTAACACCTACTATAGCCGACACAACATGTCCACCAATTAAATTACGGGGTTGCGCCAGTGGACTTTGTATAAAACCATACACCAGCACACTGGAAGCACCAAAACTGCCAATAAGAAAAATGTTATCCTGAACGGCTACTTCAAACTGCTGGAGATAAGCAATAAGGCCAATGCCCACAAAAGAGCCAATAAACGACCAGAAGTGTTCTTTAAAATCTACTAACGTTTCTTTATATACTACATAACGGGATATACGGGTTACCCGTTTCATCTTTTTTAACATACGGCCTTGTCCCCCTTTTCACGCGGCAAAGATAACAGGAAGATGTTAAACGCAGGATAAGTACCTTTGTTTCATGATGAACATAGTGCATGGCCCGGTTCGCAGAGGAGTACTTTATGTAAAGTCAAAGTTAACCGAACGTCAATTTCTGCTTGTTGCCTGCGTAATAGTAGGCGCTACAGCCAGTCTTGCAGCTGTCACCTTAAAGCTGTTGGTGTTTAGATTAGAAGAATTATTCTTTACACATGCTGCCCCCGGCAACGTTATGTGGTACCAGGTACTATTGCCTATTGTGGGTATTGGCGTAAGCAGTTTATTGATAGTAAAAGTGTTTAAAGAGTTTAAGAAAGGCAATGATAAAATAGTATATGCCATTGCCAAAAATGGCGCAAACCTTCCTTCCAGCCAGATATATTCTCATATTGTTACCAGCAGCATTACAGTAGGCTTAGGAGGATCAGCAGGCCTGGAATCCCCCATGGTAGCCACTGGTGCAGCTATCGGCTCCAACTTTGGCCGCCTGTATTTTCTTCCTTATAAAGAACGCACCGTACTACTGGCCTGTGGCATTGCATCCGGCATCGCTTCAGCATTCAGTGCTCCTGTAGCAGGTGTGTTGTTTGCATTGGAAGTGCTGATGATAGATATTACCATTACTACCTTCATACCATTAATTATATCCGCTGCTACGGGTGCATTGCTGGCACGCATGATATTAGGAGATGAAATTTTATTATCCTTCCGCAACCTGCATCCCTTTAATTACAGCAACACTTTGTTCTATGTATGCATAGGCATACTGGGCGGCTTTTGCGCCCTGTACTATGCGCGTATGTACACCTGGATTGAACATAAGTTTGAGCATTTGCGCACGGCTACACACCGTTGGATATGGGGTAGCCTGTTACTGGCAGTGCTGATCTTTTTTCTGCCACCGCTATTTGGAGAAGGTTATCAAACCATAAGAATGCTGGCCGATAACAATAGCATATCTAACAGCACTGGTTTTTTACTGCATAATTTTGGAACTACCTGGGGCCTGCTGCTGTTTCTGGTAGCAGTGATATTAATGAAAGTATTTGCCACAGCTTTTACAGTACAAGGCGGCGGTAATGGCGGCAGCTTTGCACCTGCATTGTTTATTGGCGGCGTGTTGGGCTTTGTGATAGGCAAATGTTTTATCCTTTTAGGTTATGAAGATGTGCCGGTAGCTAACTTTGTAGTCGCAGGCATGGCTTCCATGCTAAGCGGCGTATTCTTCGCACCTTTAACAGCCATATTCTTAAGTGCAGAAATAACAGGCGGCTACAGCCTCATCATTCCTTTAATGCTGGTAGCTGCTATCAGCTTCTTTGTGGTGAAGTCGTTTGAACCACTATCAATGGAAATGAAAAAACTATCGCACACCAGCCGCTTAAACCCTAGTGATAAAGATAAATTCCTGTTAAGCCGGTTAGAACTTACGCACATGGTAGGTACCGACTACCTGCGATTTAATACTAAAACAACATTGCCCGAAATAGCAAGGCTCATCAGTCACGATTTAAACGATGTATACGCTGTTACCAGCGAAGGCAATAAACTGGAAGGGGTCATTTATCTGAATGACATTAAATCACTTATGCTGGACTACCTGGATAAAAACCAGTATACCACCGCTACTGATGTCATGATTAAACAGCGGTTTCTTACCGTTAACGACGATGTAGAAACAGCCTTATATACATTTGAGCAACAAAACGTTTCTACCCTGGCCGTAGTTACCGAAACCGGCGCCTGGGCTGGCTTTATTACCAAAGCCGCCATATTAGACCGTTACCGGCAAGAGATTTTACAGCTGAGTTATAACTAGTGTTTTCCGGTAACAGCGGGTGTGTTTATCATCAAAATGCTATATTGCAGTATGTTTAACATTAAACATACTACTCCTTTTCTACTCCTCGCCTACTTCCTCAACCTGATTTCATCAGCGGATGGTGGCGGTTCTCCGGATTACTGATACGGCCTGTTATGCTTTATAATCAGGGCAATACCTGCTATTGCCTGCTGCTTTGCTATTTCTATTATTCCATTTAAAGCTATTGTATGAGCGCACAAAAGCCGTTTTACGTAGAATCTGAATTAGGTACCCTTCGCAAACTATTAATACATAGCCCTGACGGGGGCATTGGTAAAATTATTCCCAGCACTTTCCAGGACAACCTGTACGATGATATTGTGCATTTGAAAAAAATGCAGAAAGAGTATAACCACTATGTAAAGCTGTTGTTATACTTCCTTGATCCGGAAAAAGTAGCGTATGTAAACAGCTGCCAGCAATCGGCCAGTGAAGAGGTGCAGGCCAATTGTTTTATACCCGGTAAGAAAGAATACTTTAACTCCGATAAGGTACTGGAAGCCCAGAACCTGTTGGAAGCCATTATGCAGGACGAAAAGGTGAAAATACGCCTGATTGCCGCCATCTGTTCCTACGAAGAATCCAGCTACAGCATACAGCAAAAACTGGAAGCCATTCAAAACAACGCTTTACTGGCTAAAATAATGATCACAGGCATATTGCCTGCTGCTGAAACCGGTAGTGGTGAAGATCATTACATCTTCCCTCCTATCCCCAATTTCATTTTTACGCGCGACATTGGCATCATGCTTAAAGACCATATACTGTTAAGCCGTATGGCCACCACTGCCCGTAAAAGAGAATCACTGATCACCAAATTCCTGGCGCTGTATTACTTCTTTAAAGACACCCCCGAAAAGGTGATCGAGATTATTGAGGAAAGCGATTTCTTTTTATATGAAGAGCAGGAACGCCGCCAACGCATTATCACTATAGAAGGCGGTGATATTATGATGATACATTCCGGTCACCTGGTGGTAGGTTGCAGCGAACGCACCTCTTCCAATGCAGTGAACGAAATCATACATACCCTGTTTAGCCGCGAAGAACTGGGCATTGAAAAGATATCGGTAGTAAAAATCCCCCGTAAACGTGCCCAGATGCATATTGACACCATCTTCACACAAGTAAAAAAGAATGTGTGGGTGCTATATGGCCGCTATTCAGAAAAGATTATGGAAGCCGAGAACAACAGTAAAAAGTCTTACTTAAACATTCTCGCCCATAGTTCAGATCAACAGAAAGAAGAACAACCGGAGATTATCCAGTTTTATAAAAAAGCAGCAGAACCTTATCAACGCAATAAAGACTATAGCTGCCCCAACAATCCGGCCGGCATAGAATCGTTGCTGGTACAGATAAGTGTAAACGACTTTGGCTGTAAAGAAGAAGACGTAACCATCATTTACAGTGGTGGTAATGATTTCCCACACGATGACCGTGAACAATGGACCGACTCCTGTAACGTAGTGGCATTAAAAGAAGGCGTGGTAATAGGTTACGACCGTAACGATAAAACCTCTGAGGCTTTTCGCCAGGCAGGCTTCCAGGTAATTACCACCCAACAGGCCTTTACCTTGTTTGAAAGCGGTGTAGCTCCTCAAAGCCTGGAAAACACGCTGATACTATTGCCTTCTGCTGAGTTATCACGTGCCCGCGGCGGATCGCATTGTATGAGCATGCCTTTATTAAGAGATCGTTTCTAAATCTAAACATTACCATTGTGCAAACTACCAATCACCTTTTAATGATACGTCCTGTTCAGTTTACTTACAACGAACAGACAGCTGTAAACAATGCCTTTCAACAAACCGGGAAACAAGAAAATGCCCAGGAAAAAGCATTGGAAGAATTTGACCGCTTTGCCGCAGTGTTACAAAAGAATGGCATCAAGGTTACCGTTATTAACGATACCCCACAGCCACACACACCTGATTCTATCTTTCCCAATAACTGGATATCCTTTCACGAAGGCCGCATTTGTCTGTATCCCATGTATGCGCCCAACAGAAGAC encodes the following:
- a CDS encoding HPP family protein; amino-acid sequence: MLKKMKRVTRISRYVVYKETLVDFKEHFWSFIGSFVGIGLIAYLQQFEVAVQDNIFLIGSFGASSVLVYGFIQSPLAQPRNLIGGHVVSAIVGVTVGKCLPDIVWLTAPLAVSLSIVLMQITKTIHPPGGATALIAVTGSGQIKALGYGYVLSPVLSGVLILFIVALICNNLTPHRKYPTDKRFTKTVKRLFFKRMRLKEHNPDVHHG
- a CDS encoding chloride channel protein produces the protein MMNIVHGPVRRGVLYVKSKLTERQFLLVACVIVGATASLAAVTLKLLVFRLEELFFTHAAPGNVMWYQVLLPIVGIGVSSLLIVKVFKEFKKGNDKIVYAIAKNGANLPSSQIYSHIVTSSITVGLGGSAGLESPMVATGAAIGSNFGRLYFLPYKERTVLLACGIASGIASAFSAPVAGVLFALEVLMIDITITTFIPLIISAATGALLARMILGDEILLSFRNLHPFNYSNTLFYVCIGILGGFCALYYARMYTWIEHKFEHLRTATHRWIWGSLLLAVLIFFLPPLFGEGYQTIRMLADNNSISNSTGFLLHNFGTTWGLLLFLVAVILMKVFATAFTVQGGGNGGSFAPALFIGGVLGFVIGKCFILLGYEDVPVANFVVAGMASMLSGVFFAPLTAIFLSAEITGGYSLIIPLMLVAAISFFVVKSFEPLSMEMKKLSHTSRLNPSDKDKFLLSRLELTHMVGTDYLRFNTKTTLPEIARLISHDLNDVYAVTSEGNKLEGVIYLNDIKSLMLDYLDKNQYTTATDVMIKQRFLTVNDDVETALYTFEQQNVSTLAVVTETGAWAGFITKAAILDRYRQEILQLSYN
- a CDS encoding arginine deiminase family protein, with product MSAQKPFYVESELGTLRKLLIHSPDGGIGKIIPSTFQDNLYDDIVHLKKMQKEYNHYVKLLLYFLDPEKVAYVNSCQQSASEEVQANCFIPGKKEYFNSDKVLEAQNLLEAIMQDEKVKIRLIAAICSYEESSYSIQQKLEAIQNNALLAKIMITGILPAAETGSGEDHYIFPPIPNFIFTRDIGIMLKDHILLSRMATTARKRESLITKFLALYYFFKDTPEKVIEIIEESDFFLYEEQERRQRIITIEGGDIMMIHSGHLVVGCSERTSSNAVNEIIHTLFSREELGIEKISVVKIPRKRAQMHIDTIFTQVKKNVWVLYGRYSEKIMEAENNSKKSYLNILAHSSDQQKEEQPEIIQFYKKAAEPYQRNKDYSCPNNPAGIESLLVQISVNDFGCKEEDVTIIYSGGNDFPHDDREQWTDSCNVVALKEGVVIGYDRNDKTSEAFRQAGFQVITTQQAFTLFESGVAPQSLENTLILLPSAELSRARGGSHCMSMPLLRDRF